The DNA region atcattttaaatgtaatgtggccaacaatatataaatagagcaatgaaacacttaagtagtttgtTCTAGTATCTATAAAGTGTTATGTTAATTGAGCCATCAGCAATTACTACAGAAACATTTTGAACGTGTTAATGTAGACGCGATATATACTGAGCCTGAAAAAATATAGTTCATCTAGCACAGGAGTCTCCAAAGAGTGGCCTCCAGTGTGCCTCTTTGTActttgagggggaaaaaaaaaaacatttaaggaaAAATGTGGGGTTTTAatttaagtttgtatttgacagtgtttgtagcATTCCAAAGAGTATTCATTCTATTGAAAGTATGTTTAATTAGTTTGAGCAAATCCCATGCATAAAATGGGAAAGAATGATAATTTTGTAAACATTACATATCATCCACCAGAAGGCAAGAAATTGCATATAACTTGCTCAAAACCCACAGATCCCCTACAAACACTTCAGTCCAGAAAgttcataaatacaaaatgttacatattcttTATATTGTAGACTTACTTCTTTTAAATTAATCTATTATTCACTTTGTCTTGTTACTTGAAAAAAAACAGCGCTCTTTTGGACTCTCTCATTTGGCTTGAAATAAACCAATGAGGCTCTTTTGCTGTTAAAACTCTGATATAGTAAATACCATGACAGGCCTTCAGAAGGACTAATAAAAGTTACATCAAGACCAAAACAtagacaacttttttttttattattccatGGGAACAGACATGCACCATTTTTCAAGATTAGAAAAAGTATTAAATTTTacaatttgcattttgttttgaggaaaaaaaacgcTACACCTAAGCTTCCATTTGAGCCGAGAGATCAGGCAAGTACAGAGTTTGTAGGAAATCATGAACTTTAGctcaactgtgaaatacaatcTTTAACATCAGAAGAAGAAACAGGCTGTAAAATtcaaattgggaaaaaaaaagtcaccgtttgatttttgttttccttACACAAAGGTTCAAATCATCTCTAAACAATTAACACAGTTTATAGTTTGAAATCCAAGCTGCATTCAAGGCTTTTGATActgatttataaaaaatattatacaaaacacACTGTAAAAGTTGTAAGGAGGTTGGTTGGTTGAAGCACCTCAGTAAGAACTAAGAAATCAGTTATTTTAAGTTCAAGCAATTAACCAATGAATGTTTTTGCTGCATACTCAAAAAGAATACTATATTAAAACAGTTGgagatgtaaaaaaacaaattaaaaatctaattattgTTAGAATTACTTACCAGTTTAAGAAAGAACACAGCTAAATGCACTAGTTAGTCAGATACCTGTACCCTCACAAAATACTGGGGtaatttggttgtttattttcatgtttaaacAGTGTTTTTGTACAAAGTGGATTCTTCCTTTAGTGTAAGTGTATTTAAAAGACTGTAGTGGATATTAGCCCTGGGGGTCCAGCACTGGGAGGGTCACGTCTTACTGCTGtgcgtcttctcctcctcttcatcggaGGAGTCTGCTCCGTATGGCACCAACCCAGAGGTGTCCAGGGAcgctttcattttctttctctggGTTTCATCTTCATCACctgtcaaaaaaaaagaaacaaaaaacagagagagagaagagagatgccCATTGAAGAGGCCAAAGTTAGCAGCAGGATCAGGTTGGTTTTCGTCACAGCCATCCGCAAACAGGACATCGGAACAGCACCAGGGGGCAGCACACACGTCCCGGGTCAcatgtgaagagagagaacagaggagacaaAAAAGAACATATACAAGAGCAGAGCGTTAGTAAGTTATGGTGATTCAAGTGGTTTTACACAGGTCTCCACTGCCACCATGAGGACGGAGGCGATAATCTGATCAATACATCTCCAGAGACAGGAATATTACAAACTGGGGATgacacaaaaatcaaaatgctgcATACccgatggagcagaggagggcttCCCAGCTGTAGGAGCATCAGGGTCTCTTGTCCGTTTGCGCTGAGGGGCCAGAGGAGGCGGGGTCGGGGCGGTGAACACGGGTGGAGGCGGTGGAGGCATCAGAAGACTGTAAACACATCAAAACTGTTAAATATGCTGTTAGAATTGTTCACTCCTGGGAAATGATGTCGGATTGAAAGTATGATGAAAGGGTATGTCTTGCTGGTCAGATGTACTTCAACAGTGTTGTacattttttgcaaataaacgGGTAAAAAAGGTAaatccataaatgttgaacctcatcATTTCTACTAGTGCCTGGATCATAGATTTAAAAATCTGCATTAAGAaatcaatattcattttagctgcccccatctgtgtgAAATTATGTTGGCCTGTAGaaggtgtgatgtcatctgaaaccaagCAATAAGGCAATTTAACGTCAATTGCACACAAATAAGACAAGGCCATACAACTCAACACTCAAAAGAAGGAAGCAGAAGTAGATATTTATAGGAGCTTAACCCTTAGCTGTTCATTACTGACATTAGCATTAGATAACCTACATAAGTATAGATATGACAAAGcataaaagggcccatattacactattttctgttctCTGGGTGTTTGACCGTTTTATTTtatcacaatgttgtttccttgtttcattcacacatgtttaaccctttagcgtcggatcctatcgtcggcaATAGCGCGTGGATgcagactttccagcagcgtaactctgcaaccagttgtgctctcatgtaaattcaaacggcgtctcaaagcggagacacggggctatttaaacatttttccgtcagttacggtaatctgcctctgttgatCCGCGAAggcgacgaatgagagcgcgggtgctgcggggattttcccagtcatttattcgatgcataaaagaaaaaatacgcatgaaagtgaaaaatagaagtagatgtgtaaaaaaaatgcagtaaattctgatacttcctttaatatgatttttatggctaacaaaaatctaaaagtctaggtgacctatactggcccatagtgtgctcagtccttaaagggttaacacacaaactcgacatatttaggctcagttcttctctcacagaaaacactctgttccaccttgtgatgtcatgtggtaatacaggaagtgctccgctgtgtttttaaactccatacaccttcactagaatcatttggatggtttcacccctgaaattgccaatctctactgaaaaaagggtaaaaggtagttgttaacttcaaaactaccactacatggcatcacaaggtggaaaagagcattctGAGCGTTGGGAATGTAGACAGATCAATAataaaaggattactcaaacatgtgtgaatgaaacaaaacagcactccggggtatggttttgatgaggtaacattgtaacatggcttaaacctcccaagagtcaattttgtataatataggacctttaaataagcAACATCGCACTGAGGATAATGTGTTGTGCTTCTGACCGTTCAACGACTTTTCCCCCCACTGGtttggagacaggaggaggtcgCTCAGGGGTCTTGGTGACAGGCTGTGGAAAAAAGAAACCTGATGTAAAAAAAGGTGCACCTTTTCGGGTGGAGgtttcatcacctgcttgtcttcatgggcATGTTCTTGCTCTGCAGATAACAGTGCTAGGCCATGTTACATAGAGCAacacttgtatgtgtgtgtgtgtatatatatataagtttatTTTCTGCTACTTGTCATGCACATGACTTCTGGTGTTACTCTTGCATGAAACAACAAGTATGGACACAATCTATGTTTTTATCCACAATTCCCCCCACCTTTAAGTTGAACCTAAGATTTAGATTTGAGATTATTTGCCATTACAAAATGAAGCACCtttataggcctgtcacaataacaaattttgaaacaaTATATAGCcacaaacgataatattgaaactactttacccAACTGACTCAATaacaatgcaagataatcctCGTAAACCTATGTTTTAATATACTGTTACagtaaaaggcctgagctgcgaCAAAGAAATAGCAAAAAGCAATAACTGTCCATAGTCACCTATTCAACCGTTtatagctcaaatcttattacaacaaaaatacccaaaatgttcccatttttgcaaagaaattgtacaatcGATTAATACTGAGCCCCAACatatattgttccaggtttcattCAAATTTCAGCTTccaagttgatatagtgattattgtgacaggcctacacctaTAACCTTGTAATAATAGTATGATTATCAGACTCAAAATGATGTAGTGGGTCTTCAGCCTCCACACAACAGGCCACTTAGCTCTGCACTTCAAGTCTTCAACACCCTATCAACTCCTAATTTACATGACcagtcaaattattattttcattacttatatatatatatatatatatatatatatatataaataaaaaagattctCATCAATGAAGAGACTGATCCTCTTCACTAGTCTTACCcttttactttttcatcattttatcaCCTCAGAATAGCATCAGGATGTTAGGGTTTGTACTATCAAGTCCTTTTTTCACAActcaaattcaaataaatattaaaaaatattgaGTAGAGTTAATTAACTTCTTTTTATTATGTAGTTTAGAAAAAGGTGTGTCCAACTTTGACTGGTGGTGTATGTGGGGATATTGTAccaaaaaacacatctgaaaataatacaacttaAATGACTAAAACCCAGAAAATGAGTCAACTGTCCCTCTGACCTGCTCGGGCTTTGGAGCCTGAAGGAGCTGCTGTTTGGGACTTCCTGATCCTGCGGCGTTCACAGATCCTTCAACCTCCACTTTCTCTGCAACACCCGGAGCCTAAAGCAAAAACAAGAGGGATTCAGGACAGGCACAGACAATTAGAAAGGCACTTGTTTTGATAATGAGGTGACAGCCAATATAAAAACAGGTTACAAAAGTCTGAATCTGAATTTTTACAGGTCTAGTCCGGTGCTGGTCAGGTCGGAATCTCTTAATGCGTATCCAGTTAAATGCTGTCTTGTACACATTAAGTGACATGACTGAGAAGCACTGAATCCATTTTATAAACATGAACTCCAGACTACTCACTCGTTATTAGAAACGAGCAGTAACAAtacttttttccccaaacacatctttactaaaactactaaaaaGTGCTGTACTGACCGTTACCTGGGCAACGTAGGGCTGAGGTGGCTTAGGACACATCGGATACTGAACCATAGCCTGAGGAGATGGAGGGGTGGTCGACAGGTTAGATTGACTGGGGGCAGGGCTGGCATTGCTCCAGTAACCCACTGGGTACGCTGCCGGGTAGGCGCCTGCATACCCATTGGCTGGGTAGTTATACCAGGATCCCTGGTTAGAGTAATTGCTATTAGGAGGATATCCATGACTTGCAAATGCTGAAAGGAAATGGAAGTTCAAGTTAATATCTAGATCTTGTGCGTGTGTATTGGCTAGTCTACGTACAACTGATCTTATTGATACAGTTAAATActttgacaaaaaatatttagaaatatAAAGACAAGTTAACAGTTTTGGGACATAATacataggcctgtcaggataattACTATATATGCTAATCGTTCAATagatgaaagctggaacagtatattttgcggtctcaatatttatcttgtgtacattttctttgtaagagTGTGGAGTTTTGGTGTTTTCTTGTTGTTACATTTGAACTGTAAGAGGCTACATAACTGACTAAATATTGACCTATAATAGTACAGTATTTTCCACAGCTCCAGCCTTTTAATGATACCGTCTCTTTAAACTAGAATTATCCTGcattactgttattgtgtcagtggcatgaagtagtttcaatattatcgtgttTCACAGTATATCGCTGTaccaatatatcatgcttcaaaatgtgttatcgtgacaggcctaacagtACGCAGTTTTCACTTACCTCCACTATAGTAATTTGGGTGCAAATCATTTCTATGGCAAAcaattaaactgtttaaaacggAAACAATCACAAACTATCGATCTGGTTTGCATTCGTCTTGAAAACTCAATATAAAAGATACTAAAACCTTCCCCAGCATAACAGAGACTTGTGTTAACTCATGTGATTGAAGTATGCACATACCATACCATGTGAGTGCACTGAAACCAATCATCTATTGTCAGATATACATTCAGTTATAAACAAGGACACAAAACGTGACTCACTTGGGGTTGGACCAGGGACGGGGAATGTTGCCGTCACTCGGGCGTGTTCTGTTctcaccttaaaaaaaacagaacaattaCTTAAGAGCTGAAGCCAAACTAAACATTGACTTAAATTATATATTGACTTGACGTAATTTCACAGATTAAAGATGGATGAGAACAAAGAGACTTGTGGGCCAGAGCAGAGTACTTTAAACCAGTTCTACAGATTAAGCGGTTTACTCTTTCCATATCACTTTTGGAGGCAGGTATCAGTGAAAACTACACAGCTCGTTAGCTTCACCTTCTTAAACCTCCAACTTAATTATGGGTTACATTAAAAGCTTTTTAGCATTTcagaaaccttttttttttgttaatattgaCTTACCGTCCCCAGCAGGTTTTCTGTGAGCCTCTTTGCTGCCTCCAGTCCTTCTGCATTTGGGTGACTAAACATTAAACAAATGGGTTACAAAATATGCAAGCAGTttagtagagagagagagggggggatatGAAGAATAAAACGGACCTGATGTAGACATACAGAGGCTCAAACGACTCTCGCTTTGAAGCCTGCTCGATGTACCCGGATCCCTTCCCTCTGAGGAATACCCGTGCCCCTGTTTCGGTTTGGATGTGGCCCAGGTACGCCCCCGACGGTCCCTCCACTTTCTCCTTCACGTTAAATGAAGGTAACGCATGGTCCAGACCTACAAATATTTTTGTGTGCACAAAACTCTGAAAAATAGGAGGTAgtggaaatgttttgtttttaacttgGTAATGAGACTCTGattctcatttttaaaaaaggtgcaatatgcaacttattttatttatgtactgtatttgacagggacaatgtacattaattaacatttctgtaaatgcaccagaattagccagaCAGGCTATTTTTCGTCTGTAGTCCGTGAATTGCAACTTCTCACGTGGAGCTGTTCTTGCTTTTCCTTAAAAGTGActcagtattgcattaaacttgtctatctcaatgaagacaagcaaattaacgccaccagaccaagttacaggccagtcCTTTGGAGACTTGACCCCACTcatggtaagaatgcatgtttcaaggtaatttttagcaaacaaaaaaacaaaaacaaaaactaattgaataaatgtaggataagcaagtttaatgccatatggtggaacattaccagaaaaacattaacatttctTACATCTTTCATGTAAGCAGACACAGTAATCTTTAGCTCAGTTCTCACACACCAAAGATGTTCTCTCTGCTGTTTACTGTAGGAGGTGGGTATCAGTGAAGCAACATGGTCTTTTCACACTTCACTTTCTTAACCTCCATGGTCTCATTGGtgaactgtcacatttttatatagcacttttccaccttcaagacactcaaagcactttacatcaaggaaagcctcacccactcacacattcatacaccagtgtatgcagacaatGTGTGTGAGGTAGGTTAAAtatcagcattcatctgtgggagctgaattCACACTGCAAACCTGTGGGCCATTGGATATAAGCGCTCAGCCAATGACATTTAcatcaagagcgggattcgaaccgccaacctatgatcagtggaaaaacactcACTCCAATTGAGCTACCGTCGCCCTCTCCACCTACATTTGTCATTAGTCACATGAAGTGGATTTTCTCTCTCCCTGGAATTTGAAGCTGGGATACCAGTAAATGCTTAAATTAAATTAGAATTTTTCTCCTCCataaataatattgttaaagcaGCACTTTGTGACAGACCTCTGCAGCAGCGCAACATTTCCATCTTAGTTAGAAAATAGAGCTTTATAATACTTTGGGATCAGAGTGCAATGGCCATTCTGTAGCTGTTCTAAAGCCAGTGCTAAAAAACTCTTATGATACTAGTGACGTGCCAAAGGATTTCTTCGTTAGTTAGACTTAAATCCCACCTCTTCCTTGTATGGGTTTAAAATTAGATGCCCCACCTTTAATATTCTCATCACTAAAGCCATATGGGCACAGGCAGACATAATATGCATGTGGCCAAATCAACAGTATATTCTCCACAGTATATTCTTACTTACCCCTGTGTGAGGCGCTGCAGGCCGATGTCCCATGACTGGCACGGGGACGGTTGCTGGGGAAACAACGGGGCGTGGAGGTTGAGGGTACAGAGTCAAAGGAGGCATCACAGGAGGAGGCACCCCCGACGCAGCGGACGCCCTCAACACATCCTCTGAAATAATCTCCTTTATTTTCATCACCGCTTCTacagagccacagagaaggGGACATGAGCTACTGTACACACGTTACTTCTTTATGGTTAAATCGTATAAAGTCACTAACTATTGACTTGCTCCTGCGTCTTCCCTTGAACTTGCAAATACAGAGGtctttgtctaaaaaaaaaaaaaaaacttgtgtaAAATAGGGACTCAATATTAGTAAAAAAGATTGCATTTAAACTAAGTAAGTAATTTGTACCCCGCTACTTTGCCCTTCTCAGCATCTGTCATGTAGTGTCCTTTGGTTGTGACAACTGCCCCACTAAACTGTCGAATCTGCAAAGACAAATATACGCTTAATAAAAACTGTTCATTAAGTGAACAAAgataaaattgacttaaatacCTCTTCTTGGGTTTTGCCTTTGGTCAGAAGGTCTCTGCTGTTTATAGGCACGTCATTGATGTCCACCTCTGTGACCACCATTTCCTCAACAACAGCAGTTACTGGGACAACAGGAGGCTTCTGAAATAGACCATAACATATgagcacattattattataataaagtATGTTGAATtgtaaataacaaaacaaaaatacataattctGTTACCAATTATGAttcaaaaacaactgtaaagtgctttattaTCTGGGCAACACTGACTTTACTTTTCATATTCAGAAAGCTTGAGTTTATGAAGCTGGTAACATGAATAATTTTTTATCTCTTTTTGTataaaactaagactaaactttAATATCTTGACATAACACCCCTATGCATAACGTAACACCAAAAGCTAATAATAAGAGCAGCACCTTTGCTAATAAGGGAGGAGGGGTCATGAGTTTTCCTTTGGCCATCAGCATGGCGTTTATTTTAGCGGCCATGGCAGCTGCCTTCTCCACTCCCCCCGCAGACACGGCTTCATCTCCCGTTTGTGCTGACGGGGACACTGCGCTGTTTGAAGTCGCATTATTAatactctgagcaggcttgtcCCAGCGACTGTTTAGGCACctagaacaacaaaaacacataccGCTACACGTTAATATGAATCTTTCATATCTgtattaaagtgtaaaataaatgcgaGTATTTGTAAGCAGAGAAAGTAACCCAAGGCTCATTCTTATTAACCAAAGGTGTTCTGTCCGCTCTTTAATGTAGGAGGTGGGTATCAGTGAAGCAACGTGGTCTTATTTTGCTTCACTTTCTTAACCTCCATTGAAAAAAATAACCCAACTATACATTATTATCCGTTCAAGCAAATTAAAGAGTTACACTTTGCACTTTACATAAAAACCCTGCAGTGTTTGATGCTCCAAATGTAAATTGGCTATTTTTCTATGATATGACAATAAAATCTTGCACATTGCTTCTTTTGTTTGGCAGCACTGCGCTACACACATTTCGTGCAGGCAGGTTAAGGTGGCCTTTTGGTAGTCACCAATTGATAATAAGTTAGCGTTAGCAGTTTACTGTGTGTTGGGCT from Periophthalmus magnuspinnatus isolate fPerMag1 chromosome 3, fPerMag1.2.pri, whole genome shotgun sequence includes:
- the LOC117392527 gene encoding KH homology domain-containing protein 4-like; translation: MSWGMTGQTPCLNSRWDKPAQSINNATSNSAVSPSAQTGDEAVSAGGVEKAAAMAAKINAMLMAKGKLMTPPPLLAKKPPVVPVTAVVEEMVVTEVDINDVPINSRDLLTKGKTQEEIRQFSGAVVTTKGHYMTDAEKGKVAGQRPLYLQVQGKTQEQVNKAVMKIKEIISEDVLRASAASGVPPPVMPPLTLYPQPPRPVVSPATVPVPVMGHRPAAPHTGSFVHTKIFVGLDHALPSFNVKEKVEGPSGAYLGHIQTETGARVFLRGKGSGYIEQASKRESFEPLYVYISHPNAEGLEAAKRLTENLLGTVRTEHARVTATFPVPGPTPTFASHGYPPNSNYSNQGSWYNYPANGYAGAYPAAYPVGYWSNASPAPSQSNLSTTPPSPQAMVQYPMCPKPPQPYVAQAPGVAEKVEVEGSVNAAGSGSPKQQLLQAPKPEQPVTKTPERPPPVSKPVGGKVVERLLMPPPPPPVFTAPTPPPLAPQRKRTRDPDAPTAGKPSSAPSGDEDETQRKKMKASLDTSGLVPYGADSSDEEEEKTHSSKT